In the genome of Gemmatimonadota bacterium, one region contains:
- a CDS encoding F0F1 ATP synthase subunit epsilon has protein sequence MATFQLDIVTPEKTVYSGEIEHFQAPGVDGSFGVLARHQPMLAALGIGRVGFREADGTERTLAISGGFANVSGDGATILAEAAEFGDEIDTERARAARDRAQERLDNRTPDVDVERAQNALARSFMRLRVSGTE, from the coding sequence ATGGCCACTTTTCAATTAGACATCGTAACACCCGAAAAAACCGTATATTCCGGCGAAATTGAACATTTTCAAGCACCGGGCGTTGACGGCAGCTTTGGCGTACTGGCGCGCCACCAACCCATGCTGGCTGCACTCGGCATCGGTCGGGTCGGCTTCCGAGAAGCAGACGGCACCGAGCGCACCCTCGCCATCAGCGGTGGCTTCGCCAATGTATCGGGTGATGGTGCAACAATCCTCGCAGAAGCAGCCGAATTTGGCGACGAAATCGACACAGAACGCGCCCGCGCCGCACGAGACCGCGCCCAAGAGCGACTGGACAATCGCACGCCAGACGTAGATGTAGAACGCGCACAAAATGCACTGGCACGGTCGTTTATGCGACTGCGTGTATCTGGAACCGAGTAA
- the atpD gene encoding F0F1 ATP synthase subunit beta translates to MNQGMIKEIVGVVIDVAFEGDLPPIYNALEVEGTDPRLVLEVQQHLGENMVRCVAMDSTDGLVRGTAVVDTGGPITVPVGENVLGRLFNVIGDPIDGKGPVPNDTPRLPLHRDPPEHEEQVTSDQLLETGIKVMDLICPFARGGKLGLFGGAGVGKTVVLKELINNVASGHGGYSVFAGVGERTREGNDLMLEMIEADVIDKTAMVFGQMNEPPGARQRVALTGLTMAENFRDEHGQDVLLFIDNIFRFILAGAEVSALLGRMPSAVGYQPTLATEMGGLQERITTTQTGSITSVQAIYVPADDYTDPGVVTAFSHLDGRIVLDRALADQVLYPAVDPLASSSRILDPRIVGDEHYNVTQQVQQILQRYRDLREIIAILGIDELSDEDRIVVARARRIQLFLTQPFTVGEVFTGVPGEYVNIEDTVRGFKELVEGVHDDLPEQAFYMIGPIEQAVEKAKTL, encoded by the coding sequence ATGAACCAGGGTATGATCAAAGAAATCGTGGGCGTTGTCATCGATGTGGCATTTGAAGGCGACCTGCCCCCCATATACAATGCGTTAGAAGTCGAAGGTACGGATCCCCGTCTGGTGCTCGAAGTGCAGCAACACCTGGGAGAAAACATGGTGCGCTGTGTTGCAATGGATTCCACAGACGGACTGGTGCGCGGCACCGCAGTAGTGGATACGGGCGGACCAATCACAGTGCCCGTAGGTGAAAATGTCTTGGGACGCTTGTTCAACGTCATTGGCGACCCCATAGACGGCAAGGGCCCGGTACCCAATGACACGCCGCGACTGCCCCTGCACCGCGATCCTCCCGAACACGAAGAGCAAGTGACATCCGACCAACTGCTCGAAACCGGCATCAAAGTGATGGACCTGATCTGCCCGTTTGCCCGCGGCGGTAAACTGGGATTGTTCGGCGGCGCGGGCGTAGGCAAAACCGTGGTCTTAAAAGAACTCATCAACAACGTGGCATCGGGACACGGCGGATACTCCGTATTTGCTGGCGTGGGCGAGCGCACGCGCGAAGGCAATGACCTGATGCTCGAAATGATCGAAGCCGACGTAATCGACAAAACCGCCATGGTCTTTGGCCAGATGAACGAACCACCCGGCGCACGCCAGCGCGTGGCACTGACCGGATTGACAATGGCAGAGAACTTCCGCGATGAACACGGCCAGGACGTATTGCTATTCATCGACAACATCTTCCGCTTTATTCTCGCCGGCGCAGAAGTATCCGCACTATTGGGCCGCATGCCATCGGCCGTGGGATATCAGCCGACCCTGGCAACCGAAATGGGCGGCTTGCAGGAGCGCATCACCACCACGCAAACGGGATCCATTACATCTGTCCAGGCCATCTATGTCCCCGCCGACGACTACACCGACCCCGGCGTGGTCACGGCATTTTCGCACCTCGACGGACGCATCGTGCTCGACCGCGCCCTCGCCGACCAGGTACTGTATCCCGCAGTGGATCCGCTGGCATCTTCATCGCGCATCCTCGACCCCCGCATCGTAGGCGACGAACACTACAATGTGACACAACAGGTACAGCAAATCCTGCAGCGATACCGCGACCTGCGCGAAATCATCGCCATTCTGGGCATCGACGAATTATCAGACGAAGACCGCATCGTCGTAGCACGCGCGCGCCGCATCCAGCTATTCCTGACACAGCCCTTTACAGTGGGCGAAGTATTTACCGGCGTACCCGGAGAATACGTAAACATAGAAGACACCGTACGCGGTTTTAAAGAACTCGTCGAAGGCGTACACGACGACCTGCCCGAACAGGCATTTTACATGATCGGACCCATTGAGCAAGCAGTTGAAAAAGCAAAAACGCTTTAA
- the atpG gene encoding ATP synthase F1 subunit gamma — MATLRQLRTRVASITNIQSVTNAMQLVAAARMRRAQEAIAAARPYAQQLDRVLQRLSSMESLSHPLMTERPINRTALIVLTSDRGLCGSFNTNSCRHAFNDMSPDDGIIAVGRKGRSFFRNRNCDILNDYEDVFRDLSFASAITIAEDAVNRFLSGEVDRVMLIYNAFVSVAQQQPVSEQLLPIAPSEGEAAGVYLFEPSPEVLLETLVPRHVNFQVWRALLESNAGEQAARMRAMDNATKNAGDVIEELTREMNKERQSSITLELMDIIGGAEAVAQ, encoded by the coding sequence GTGGCAACCTTAAGACAACTGAGAACGCGCGTTGCAAGCATCACAAATATCCAGAGCGTAACCAACGCCATGCAACTCGTGGCTGCGGCTCGCATGCGACGGGCACAAGAAGCCATTGCGGCTGCGCGGCCCTATGCACAGCAACTCGATCGCGTTTTACAGCGACTCAGCAGCATGGAATCGCTTTCACATCCGCTGATGACAGAACGCCCGATCAACCGCACAGCGCTCATTGTCTTGACCTCTGATCGCGGCTTGTGCGGCAGTTTTAACACCAACTCCTGCCGCCATGCGTTCAATGACATGTCCCCCGATGACGGCATAATAGCAGTGGGGCGCAAAGGACGTAGTTTTTTCAGAAACCGCAATTGCGATATACTCAATGACTATGAAGATGTGTTTCGCGACCTGTCCTTTGCCTCGGCTATAACAATCGCCGAAGACGCGGTAAACCGGTTTTTATCGGGAGAAGTCGATCGCGTGATGCTCATTTACAATGCCTTTGTCTCAGTCGCACAACAACAACCCGTATCAGAACAATTGTTGCCCATTGCACCCAGCGAAGGCGAAGCAGCAGGTGTTTATTTATTCGAACCATCGCCGGAAGTATTGTTGGAGACACTGGTCCCACGTCATGTAAATTTTCAGGTATGGCGTGCCCTGTTGGAATCCAACGCCGGTGAGCAAGCCGCGCGGATGCGTGCAATGGACAATGCGACCAAAAACGCGGGTGACGTAATCGAAGAACTAACCCGCGAAATGAACAAAGAACGTCAGTCGTCAATTACACTGGAACTGATGGATATTATCGGCGGCGCCGAAGCCGTTGCCCAGTAG
- a CDS encoding F0F1 ATP synthase subunit alpha, whose amino-acid sequence MQIRPDEISALLKQQILDSRTEIDVYESGTVQQVGDGVARVQGLGNVQTSELVEFPNGIMGMALNLEEDNVGCVLFGDDTLIREGDEAKRTGRIAEVPVGEALLGRVVNPLGMPIDGKGPINPEATLPIERKAPGVIERQPVTEALMTGLKVIDSTVPIGRGQRELIIGDRQTGKTAIGVDTIINQKDSDVKCIYVAIGQKASTVAKVVAELEANGAMEYTIVVSATASEPAPLQFLSPYSGCSMGEYFRDKGEHALIIYDDLSKQAWAYREMSLVLRRPPGREAYPGDVFYLHSRLLERAAKMSDEQGAGSLTALPVIEILEGDVSTFVPTNVISITDGQILLKPELFYAGIRPAMDVGASVSRVGSSAQTSAMKAVARTIKADISRYNEVKAFAMFGTEGLDASTQNLLNHGEKLIEILKQDQYSPMSLEELTVALFAANLADDLPTEDVRRFERELLAHIGHSELMEEIRESEDLSDENAEKLTEIIENFKRGFRVSV is encoded by the coding sequence TTGCAGATTCGCCCCGACGAAATTTCGGCACTGCTCAAACAGCAAATCCTGGATTCCAGGACTGAAATAGACGTCTATGAAAGCGGCACCGTACAGCAGGTGGGCGATGGCGTGGCCCGCGTGCAGGGGCTGGGCAATGTGCAGACCAGTGAACTGGTCGAATTTCCCAACGGCATTATGGGGATGGCACTCAACCTCGAAGAAGACAACGTGGGCTGTGTGCTATTTGGCGATGACACATTGATCCGCGAAGGCGACGAGGCCAAACGCACCGGACGCATTGCCGAAGTGCCCGTGGGCGAAGCCCTCCTGGGCCGCGTGGTAAACCCACTCGGCATGCCAATAGACGGCAAAGGCCCAATCAACCCCGAAGCAACACTCCCCATTGAACGCAAGGCACCCGGCGTCATCGAGCGACAGCCCGTAACCGAAGCCCTGATGACCGGATTAAAAGTAATCGACTCAACCGTGCCAATCGGGCGGGGGCAGCGCGAACTGATCATCGGCGACCGGCAAACGGGCAAAACGGCGATTGGCGTCGATACCATCATCAACCAGAAAGACAGCGACGTAAAGTGCATCTATGTCGCCATTGGACAGAAGGCTTCGACAGTCGCCAAAGTCGTGGCCGAACTGGAAGCCAATGGCGCAATGGAATACACCATTGTCGTATCGGCCACAGCCAGTGAACCCGCCCCACTTCAATTCCTATCACCCTATTCGGGTTGCTCAATGGGCGAGTATTTCCGCGACAAGGGCGAACACGCGCTGATTATTTACGACGATTTGTCCAAACAGGCGTGGGCTTACCGCGAAATGTCCCTGGTATTGCGCCGCCCGCCGGGCCGCGAAGCCTATCCCGGCGACGTATTTTATTTGCATTCGCGCCTGCTCGAGCGCGCCGCCAAAATGAGCGACGAACAGGGCGCAGGTTCGCTCACCGCATTGCCCGTCATTGAAATTCTGGAAGGCGATGTCTCCACCTTTGTGCCCACAAATGTGATATCGATTACCGACGGACAAATCCTGCTCAAACCCGAGTTGTTCTACGCGGGTATCCGCCCCGCCATGGACGTGGGCGCATCCGTATCGCGCGTGGGCAGTTCGGCACAGACGAGCGCGATGAAAGCCGTTGCCAGAACCATCAAAGCCGACATCTCGCGCTACAACGAAGTCAAAGCCTTTGCGATGTTCGGCACAGAAGGCCTGGATGCCTCAACTCAGAATTTGCTGAACCACGGCGAAAAATTAATCGAAATCCTCAAACAAGATCAGTATTCCCCGATGTCGCTGGAAGAACTCACCGTGGCACTTTTTGCCGCCAATCTGGCCGATGATCTGCCCACTGAAGACGTGCGGCGCTTTGAGCGAGAATTGCTGGCGCACATAGGCCACAGTGAGTTGATGGAAGAAATCCGCGAAAGCGAAGACTTGAGCGACGAAAATGCCGAAAAGCTCACAGAAATAATTGAGAATTTTAAGCGCGGCTTCCGCGTATCGGTATAA
- the atpH gene encoding ATP synthase F1 subunit delta, which translates to MSSEFFVSQSAVSIRYTSALIDAAQDSGVLDRVEADVQALLDLLHASEDLRGFVADPMMRSEQKRAVLNNMLAGKIEDITLRFLLLLCDNRRERVLPEILSDFLSVLEDRRGQATAQVTVAAPLSSEQETQLIAKLSTYSGKQVRLETTIDEQLKAGFVVRLGDRVFDGTLATQLNRLRQRLVSD; encoded by the coding sequence CTGAGTTCGGAGTTTTTTGTGAGCCAATCCGCCGTTTCCATCCGATACACCAGCGCATTGATCGATGCCGCGCAAGACAGCGGGGTATTGGATCGGGTTGAAGCCGATGTGCAGGCATTATTGGACCTATTGCACGCCTCGGAAGACCTGCGGGGATTTGTCGCAGACCCGATGATGCGATCTGAACAAAAGCGCGCGGTATTGAACAATATGCTCGCCGGAAAAATCGAGGACATAACCCTCAGATTTTTGCTGCTGCTCTGCGACAATCGCCGCGAGCGCGTACTGCCCGAGATATTGTCGGATTTCCTATCCGTATTGGAAGACCGGCGCGGTCAGGCCACAGCGCAGGTAACGGTTGCTGCGCCCCTGTCCTCTGAGCAGGAAACGCAATTAATTGCAAAACTCTCGACCTATTCTGGCAAGCAAGTGCGATTGGAAACCACAATAGACGAACAATTAAAGGCCGGGTTTGTGGTGCGGCTCGGCGACCGTGTATTTGATGGCACACTGGCGACGCAACTCAATCGGTTGCGACAACGCCTCGTGTCTGATTAA
- the atpF gene encoding F0F1 ATP synthase subunit B, whose amino-acid sequence MDLLSPNPGLIIWTLITFVLVLLVLKKFVWGPLLSALDQRETRIREALEQADKARAEAERSAEENKQALVQAQAEAQAAINKAREDAEQVARDVQERAEADAQQLLEQARRTIQQERNQALQTLRQQTAELAILAAGQLLEENLDDEHNKKIVDDFINRMPEHS is encoded by the coding sequence ATGGATTTGTTGAGTCCAAACCCCGGCTTGATCATCTGGACGCTCATCACATTTGTGCTCGTATTGCTCGTCTTGAAAAAATTTGTTTGGGGACCGTTATTATCGGCACTCGACCAGCGAGAAACGCGCATCCGCGAAGCACTCGAGCAAGCCGATAAAGCGCGTGCCGAAGCTGAAAGGTCCGCCGAAGAGAACAAACAGGCACTTGTACAGGCGCAGGCAGAAGCTCAAGCTGCAATTAACAAAGCGCGCGAAGACGCCGAACAAGTCGCTCGAGACGTGCAGGAACGCGCCGAAGCCGACGCCCAACAGCTTCTCGAACAAGCGCGGCGCACCATACAACAAGAGCGCAATCAGGCCCTCCAGACATTGCGTCAGCAAACAGCCGAACTGGCGATTCTCGCTGCGGGACAATTGCTGGAGGAAAATTTGGACGACGAGCACAACAAAAAAATCGTAGATGATTTCATCAACCGCATGCCAGAACATTCCTGA
- the atpE gene encoding ATP synthase F0 subunit C, with product MEGLGAEAYGYLSAGIGAGLAALGAGVGIGQIGRGAVEGISRQPEAIGDIRSTMIIAAALVEGVALFGVVICVLLVFK from the coding sequence GTGGAAGGTCTTGGCGCTGAAGCTTACGGTTATCTGTCCGCTGGTATTGGTGCTGGGTTGGCCGCACTGGGTGCTGGCGTGGGCATCGGTCAAATCGGTCGAGGTGCAGTAGAAGGCATCTCTCGTCAGCCCGAAGCCATTGGCGATATTCGATCAACGATGATCATTGCTGCAGCACTGGTCGAAGGTGTGGCATTGTTCGGCGTGGTCATCTGCGTATTGTTGGTGTTTAAGTAA